Proteins from a genomic interval of Shewanella seohaensis:
- a CDS encoding DUF3334 family protein, with amino-acid sequence MTTNTIVTSDDILLKLCHSVAHVLSSTSASHVSHAGMVQSIARTRLKPDLGCFSIFDGGFSGLVVINFSAPAAIEIYRRYMLNMGMPEEELAFSHTSDEVGNVMGELMNQILGDFINKISKELQTSISQSQPKMLTINKELTISIDANLDDAVARRVSFKTENNHIFYLEFAMDKTEFIKLDEFEFDEEFDPDSLLEQHGLGTNGAQGADTPSPWSRMADKPAISQQHAGMDADDLLDELGI; translated from the coding sequence ATGACGACAAATACTATTGTGACTTCTGATGACATTCTGTTGAAGTTATGCCACTCAGTTGCCCACGTGTTATCCAGCACCAGTGCCAGCCATGTAAGCCACGCCGGCATGGTGCAGAGCATCGCCCGTACCCGCTTAAAGCCCGATTTAGGCTGTTTTTCGATTTTTGATGGTGGCTTTTCGGGCCTCGTCGTGATCAACTTTTCTGCCCCTGCAGCCATCGAAATTTACCGCCGTTATATGCTCAATATGGGGATGCCGGAGGAAGAGCTTGCCTTCTCCCACACTTCCGATGAAGTGGGTAACGTGATGGGCGAGTTGATGAACCAAATCTTGGGTGACTTTATCAATAAGATTTCTAAGGAACTGCAAACCTCCATTAGTCAAAGTCAGCCAAAAATGTTAACGATAAACAAAGAGTTGACCATTTCCATCGATGCAAACTTAGACGATGCTGTCGCCAGACGCGTGTCGTTTAAAACTGAAAATAATCATATTTTCTACCTCGAATTTGCCATGGATAAGACCGAGTTTATCAAGCTGGATGAGTTTGAATTCGACGAAGAGTTCGATCCTGACAGCTTGCTCGAACAGCACGGTTTAGGCACAAACGGCGCTCAAGGCGCGGATACACCATCGCCTTGGAGTCGTATGGCGGACAAACCTGCGATCAGTCAGCAGCACGCAGGCATGGATGCCGATGACTTGCTCGATGAGCTAGGCATTTAG
- a CDS encoding DUF2971 domain-containing protein: MGKQQVFYKYKSLDNFEFLLDLILKERLYAALHHELNDPMEGVVKINGTIPKDKEQEWDELIKTFRLVCFSRDKDHPLMWSHYADGARGCVIEFQLMDDQQVHNVTYLKKPMLTERHMTRGKAEEILVYKEKHWKYESESRCLLGENNTFLPIYIKSVTFGSRAEKSKVDMLLHILSLCKPNLKVSVMSEQDLVDGIKVTIGKKRIFVGDRERTPDYCPQCAEVKMTQDDYVLRHRGWKDA; encoded by the coding sequence ATGGGCAAGCAACAAGTTTTTTACAAGTATAAATCTCTTGATAACTTTGAATTTTTACTCGACTTGATTCTAAAGGAAAGATTATATGCGGCTCTTCATCACGAGTTAAATGATCCAATGGAGGGTGTTGTTAAGATTAACGGAACAATCCCAAAGGATAAAGAACAAGAGTGGGATGAGCTGATTAAAACTTTCCGTCTAGTCTGCTTTAGTCGGGATAAAGATCATCCTTTGATGTGGTCTCACTATGCCGATGGTGCTAGAGGGTGTGTTATTGAGTTTCAGTTAATGGATGACCAGCAAGTACATAATGTCACATACCTCAAAAAGCCAATGTTAACTGAGCGTCATATGACTAGAGGAAAAGCTGAAGAAATTCTCGTATATAAAGAGAAGCATTGGAAGTATGAGTCAGAGAGCCGCTGTCTACTTGGGGAAAATAACACGTTTTTGCCTATTTATATCAAGTCAGTGACATTTGGAAGCAGAGCTGAAAAATCTAAGGTAGATATGTTATTACACATTTTATCGCTATGTAAGCCTAATTTGAAAGTCAGCGTTATGAGTGAGCAAGATCTAGTGGATGGTATAAAAGTTACAATTGGAAAGAAACGAATCTTCGTTGGCGACAGAGAAAGAACTCCAGATTACTGTCCTCAATGTGCCGAAGTTAAAATGACTCAAGATGACTATGTTTTAAGACATCGAGGGTGGAAAGACGCTTAA
- a CDS encoding DUF58 domain-containing protein, producing MKRVLTAFWQRWLARRMPPSSEFVLSHRSIFILPSGFGLVWLGLVLLLYLFGTNYQNNLVIGLSILLLSLFNTCILYSYKNLAGLRLRALTAPEVYAGETITFPVLLTSNHSSHNISLNYPNNLAYLLKQVGADEVQALVSFAHDSRGLVSPGRLKIESFYPLGLCRAWSHIDLDNAHIVYAHPIESPLQLKAATESGEDERLERAGKYIAGIDEYKGLKPHVLGESLKQVAWKQWAQGRGMLTKEFEQPQGDPVWLTLVPDPAQLEQQLGQLSWQVNHLSQQEQYFGLWLQRVGAEDLILTPDTGNAHRIACQRALALYGQDISTLDKTDKLTNNQGVKHQHPLPPHGQGVRSATMEPRR from the coding sequence ATGAAACGAGTATTAACGGCTTTCTGGCAACGCTGGTTGGCAAGGCGCATGCCGCCCAGTTCTGAGTTTGTCCTCAGCCATCGCAGCATCTTTATTCTGCCCAGTGGCTTTGGTTTAGTCTGGCTTGGGCTGGTACTGCTGTTGTATCTGTTTGGCACTAACTATCAAAACAATCTAGTTATTGGGCTGAGCATTTTGTTACTCAGCCTATTTAATACCTGCATCCTTTACAGTTATAAAAATCTCGCGGGTTTACGCCTTCGCGCGCTCACGGCGCCCGAGGTGTATGCGGGCGAAACCATCACCTTTCCGGTCCTGCTCACCTCAAATCACAGCAGCCACAATATCAGCTTAAATTACCCCAATAATTTAGCGTACTTACTCAAACAGGTTGGCGCCGATGAAGTGCAAGCTCTGGTCTCGTTTGCCCATGACAGCCGTGGTCTGGTATCGCCTGGCCGACTTAAGATTGAATCCTTTTATCCCTTAGGGCTTTGCCGCGCTTGGTCCCATATTGATCTCGATAATGCGCACATCGTCTACGCCCATCCGATTGAAAGCCCTTTGCAGCTAAAAGCGGCCACCGAATCCGGTGAAGACGAACGGTTAGAACGAGCCGGAAAATACATCGCCGGCATCGATGAATACAAAGGGCTTAAGCCCCATGTGCTCGGTGAATCCCTTAAACAAGTGGCATGGAAACAATGGGCTCAAGGGCGTGGCATGCTAACCAAGGAGTTCGAGCAGCCTCAAGGCGATCCCGTATGGTTAACCTTAGTCCCCGATCCCGCGCAGCTTGAACAGCAATTAGGTCAGCTCAGCTGGCAAGTCAACCATTTGAGTCAGCAGGAGCAATATTTTGGTCTGTGGCTGCAACGTGTTGGGGCGGAAGATCTGATCCTTACACCCGATACGGGCAATGCCCATCGTATCGCCTGCCAAAGGGCGCTCGCACTCTACGGACAAGATATCAGCACGCTGGATAAAACCGATAAATTGACGAATAACCAAGGTGTTAAGCATCAACATCCGCTTCCTCCCCATGGACAAGGCGTGCGTTCTGCAACAATGGAGCCGCGGCGATGA
- a CDS encoding LacI family DNA-binding transcriptional regulator, which yields MASKATSIDIAYRAGVSQSTVSRALRNSPLVNLETRQRIQAIAKELNYKVDKNASNLRTQNSHTLALLLCEDPTNDDSLINPFFLSMLGSITRATAQQGYDLLVSFQQLSSDWHADYEDSNKADGIILLGYGDYMDYEQKLEKLLAQNTHFVIWGAEHNNKSVLSIGCDNHQGGLIATEHLISLGRKDFAFLGGASSHCPEFRDRYLGHVKALQCAGLTVDPRRQISAISTEGAGYDAALELLDKGLNFDAIFAASDLIAIGAIRALKEKGILVPEQVAVVGYDDIPVASFANPPLTTIKQNTQLAGEILVESLLKLIRGQAVTPQLIPTTLVVRSSCGIDHTPLA from the coding sequence ATGGCATCGAAAGCGACCTCAATCGATATTGCTTATCGTGCTGGTGTATCCCAGTCTACGGTTTCCCGAGCCTTGAGAAATAGTCCGTTAGTCAATTTAGAAACCCGTCAGCGGATCCAAGCGATTGCCAAGGAACTCAATTACAAAGTCGATAAAAACGCCAGTAACCTGCGCACTCAAAACAGCCATACCTTAGCCCTGTTATTGTGTGAAGACCCCACCAATGATGATTCACTCATCAACCCATTCTTTCTGTCGATGTTAGGCTCAATCACGCGGGCGACAGCGCAACAAGGTTATGATTTACTGGTGTCATTTCAGCAGCTTTCCAGCGATTGGCATGCCGATTACGAAGATAGCAATAAAGCCGATGGCATTATCTTACTGGGTTACGGCGACTATATGGATTACGAGCAAAAGCTCGAAAAATTGCTGGCACAGAACACCCACTTTGTGATTTGGGGCGCGGAGCATAACAATAAATCCGTATTATCCATCGGCTGCGATAACCATCAGGGCGGTTTGATCGCCACTGAACATTTAATTTCCCTCGGGCGTAAGGATTTTGCGTTCCTCGGTGGCGCATCGAGTCATTGCCCTGAGTTTAGGGACAGATATTTAGGTCATGTCAAAGCACTGCAGTGCGCTGGACTGACTGTGGACCCTCGCCGACAGATTTCGGCTATCAGCACCGAGGGTGCTGGTTACGATGCTGCCCTGGAGTTGCTTGATAAAGGATTGAATTTCGATGCGATTTTTGCCGCCAGTGATTTAATCGCCATCGGTGCGATTCGCGCCTTAAAAGAGAAGGGGATCTTGGTACCCGAGCAAGTCGCCGTGGTGGGATACGATGATATTCCCGTGGCAAGCTTTGCCAATCCGCCGCTAACAACCATTAAGCAAAATACCCAGTTAGCGGGTGAGATTTTAGTGGAAAGCTTACTCAAGCTTATTCGTGGTCAAGCTGTGACCCCGCAATTAATCCCAACGACCTTAGTGGTACGCAGCTCCTGCGGGATTGATCATACGCCGCTCGCTTGA
- a CDS encoding 50S ribosome-binding protein YggL — protein sequence MNLSLDCFVVAEGRYGSVTHEDRAEIETWFMNKPECKNIKLSSLVDVNSVI from the coding sequence CTGAATTTATCACTGGACTGTTTTGTTGTAGCTGAAGGTCGTTATGGCTCTGTAACCCATGAGGATAGAGCGGAAATAGAAACGTGGTTTATGAATAAGCCTGAATGTAAAAATATTAAATTAAGCTCATTAGTAGACGTGAATTCCGTAATATAA